A single region of the Brassica rapa cultivar Chiifu-401-42 chromosome A03, CAAS_Brap_v3.01, whole genome shotgun sequence genome encodes:
- the LOC103857036 gene encoding organelle RRM domain-containing protein 2, mitochondrial: MAMAMRLPAIARAATEMAAAPVGLRRLFCSNATNFSFLSPQANSETPARPQADPSTNLFVSGLSKRTTSEGLRTAFAQFGEVADAKVVTDRVSGYSKGFGFVRYATLEDSAKGIAGMDGKFLDGWVIFAEYARPREPYRPQNNMPPSPYGNRY, translated from the exons ATGGCGATGGCTATGAGACTTCCTGCGATAGCGAGAGCGGCTACGGAAATGGCTGCGGCTCCGGTTGGATTGAGACGTCTCTTCTGCTCGAACGCTACAAACTTTTCATTCCTCTCTCCACAGGCTAATTCCGAAACTCCGGCTCGTCCTCAGGCGGATCCCAGCACCAATCTCTTCGTCTCCG ggcTTAGTAAGCGCACCACTTCTGAAGGTCTTAGGACAGCTTTCGCTCAGTTTGGAGAAGTTGCTGATG CCAAGGTTGTCACAGACAGGGTCTCGGGATATTCAAAAGGGTTTGGATTTGTTCGATATGCCACCTTAGAAGATTCTGCCAAAGGCATAGCTGGAATGGATGGCAAG TTTCTTGACGGGTGGGTCATATTTGCAGAGTATGCAAGACCAAGAGAACCATATCGACCTCAGAACAACATGCCTCCTTCTCCATATGGTAACCGCTACTGA